Proteins from a single region of Apium graveolens cultivar Ventura chromosome 7, ASM990537v1, whole genome shotgun sequence:
- the LOC141671574 gene encoding uncharacterized protein LOC141671574 encodes MEHDDPRNIENYDRGTVRGRGQGGEENQGRNQERNPEIIVIPEDAQNTNQQQAPPGGNQVEIPPLQPQGPQPQMQTIFGVGTFNVGDLKRLLNHLEGRVTATAEIPSPFSMAVREAQLPAGYRNTTSDLRFHENSDPVEFLGRFNIEMDVYQVPDLARCRILAATFRESAQQWFQKLGSGVITSWDQMKTLFLTKFQATVRYAPSITTLANVRQRENESLTSYFKRFNTESTSVRGASDEALKSFLIAGLRVSSDFWKHLHGKDPATLADVFALAESFKAIEQSLAEVQPTSQSSQRNKRRKRDRSPSPRTSRYTPLVASIDHIYEVNKNKGLFRKPEALSSWQSKDKKKYCGYHESSGHNTHECRHLKDEIEALLKEGYLGEWVVKEVRKHKDDRTREEERRAPRGSNSDTLKENKFVRDGSIQTIYGGDPGMECSNRALARYAREARFRPLTDIHKLETRPPKVFKGESMDITFREADARWIHHPHNDALVISIQIGTKNVHRAFMDNGSSANILYYNTFKKMGLPDQDMSGEDSWVNGFSGA; translated from the exons ATGGAACATGATGATCCCAGGAATATAGAAAACTATGATCGCGGTACTGTTCGAGGCCGCGGCCAAGGGGGGGAAGAGAATCAAGGGAGAAATCAAGAACGAAATCCCGAAATAATTGTTATACCTGAAGATGCCCAAAATACCAACCAGCAGCAAGCCCCTCCCGGGGGGAATCAAGTGGAAATACCTCCATTGCAACCCCAAGGTCCGCAGCCTCAAATGCAGACCATTTTCGGCGTGGGAACTTTTAATGTAGGAGATCTAAAAAGGCTACTTAACCACCTTGAAGGCAGGGTGACGGCCACAGCTGAAATCCCTTCCCCATTCTCGATGGCAGTAAGAGAGGCACAATTGCCGGCCGGGTATCGCAACACTACTAGCGATCTCCGCTTCCACGAAAACTCAGATCCGGTGGAATTCTTGGGTCGTTTTAATATAGAGATGGATGTATACCAAGTCCCGGACTTGGCTCGATGTCGCATCTTGGCGGCAACCTTTAGAGAAAGTGCCCAGCAGTGGTTTCAAAAGCTCGGGTCAGGAGTGATCACCTCCTGGGACCAGATGAAGACTTTGTTCTTAACCAAGTTCCAAGCCACGGTGAGGTACGCGCCCTCTATCACAACCCTTGCCAATGTTAGGCAAAGGGAAAATGAAAGCTTGACATCGTACTTCAAAAGGTTCAATACTGAATCTACTAGTGTGAGGGGAGCATCAGACGAAGCCTTGAAAAGTTTTTTAATCGCAGGATTAAGAGTCAGTTCGGATTTTTGGAAGCACTTGCACGGGAAAGATCCGGCCACCCTAGCAGATGTCTTCGCTTTGGCAGAATCTTTTAAAGCCATAGAACAATCTTTGGCAGAAGTACAACCAACTTCACAGTCGAGTCAAAGAAATAAAAGAAGGAAGAGGGATAGGTCCCCAAGCCCAAG GACAAGCCGGTACACACCTTTGGTCGCATCTATCGATCATATCTATGAGGTAAACAAAAATAAAGGGCTATTTAGAAAACCTGAAGCTTTATCATCATGGCAAAGCAAAGACAAGAAAAAATATTGCGGATACCATGAATCATCTGGACATAACACGCATGAGTGCCGACATTTAAAAGATGAAATCGAAGCGCTTCTCAAGGAAGGATACCTCGGAGAATGGGTAGTCAAGGAAGTAAGGAAACACAAGGACGACAGAACGAGGGAAGAAGAAAGACGAGCCCCGCGCGGGTCGAACAGTGACACCCTGAAGGAAAATAAATTTGTCAGAGATGGCAGTATCCAAACAATCTACGGGGGAGATCCCGGGATGGAATGTAGCAACCGAGCCTTGGCAAGATACGCCAGGGAAGCTCGATTCAGACCTCTCACAGACATTCATAAGTTGGAAACTCGACCGCCCAAAGTGTTCAAGGGCGAGTCCATGGATATTACCTTCAGAGAAGCAGATGCCCGATGGATTCATCATCCCCACAATGATGCGCTGGTTATTTCCATCCAA